One window of Ziziphus jujuba cultivar Dongzao chromosome 5, ASM3175591v1 genomic DNA carries:
- the LOC107421365 gene encoding uncharacterized protein LOC107421365: MAVASDEVTNICSHCDRAIPSLNIDLHYAHCSRNLERCKVCGDMVPKRHAEEHYLNTHAPVSCSLCSETMEREILPIHKGENCPQRIVTCEFCEFPLPAIDLAEHQEVCGNRTELCHLCNKYIRLRERYAHETRCNGVSENTVGSSRDVRPTERDQGAQRRQPNEFSRKRLIFTIAITGIAVILGSLFFQRKTENSQVH; this comes from the exons ATGGCTGTTGCATCTGATGAAGTCACAAACATATGCAGTCACTG TGACAGAGCTATCCCTTCGTTAAATATTGATCTGCATTATGCTCATTGCTCCCGCAATCTTGAAAGATGTAAAGTCTGTGGTGATATGGTTCCTAAACGTCATGCTGAGGAACATTACTTGAACACTCATGCTCCG GTATCCTGTTCACTGTGTAGTGAGACAATGGAACGTGAAATATTACCTATCCATAAAGGTGAAAATTGCCCACAAAGGATTGTCACATGCGAGTTCTGTGAGTTCCCATTGCCTGCAATTGATCTAGCTGAGCATCAG GAAGTGTGTGGGAACAGGACAGAACTTTGCCATCTTTGTAACAAATATATTAGGCTCCGAGAAAGATATGCCCATGAAACTAGGTGCAATGGTGTCTCAGAAAATACCGTGGGATCTTCCAG GGACGTGAGGCCCACCGAAAGAGACCAAGGTGCTCAAAGAAGACAGCCGAACGAGTTCTCACGGAAACGCCTAATATTTACTATTGCAATTACAGGCATTGCTGTTATTTTAGGATCTCTTTTTTTCCAGAGGAAAACAGAGAACAGTCAAGTGCATTAA